One Methylocystis iwaonis genomic window, GTGAAATTCAGAATGCCGGCCTTGGTCACCGCGTAATCGAGCAGATGCTGCGATGGCTCATAGGCGTTGATGGAGGTCGTGTTGATGATGGTCGAACCGGGCCGCATATGGGGGACGGCCGCCTTGGTGATCCAGAACAGCGCATAGAGATTGGTGCGGAAGGTCCAATCCAGGTCTTCCGTGGTAATCTCCGTGATCGATTCGCGCACATGCTGGCGGGCGGCGTTGTTGACCAGAATGTCGAGCCCGCCAAGCTCATTGACGGCGTCGTCGACCAGACGCTTGCAGAACATTTCGTCACGAATGTCGCCAGGAATGGGCGCGGCCTTGCCGCCCGCGTCTTCGATCAACGCCACAACCTCCCGGGCGTCCTCCTCCTCTTGCGGAAGATAATTGATCGCGACATCGGCGCCCTCGCGCGCGAAGGCGATCGCCGCCGCGCGGCCGATGCCGGAATCGCCGCCGGTGAGCAGCGCCTTGCGGCCCTTGAGCCGCCCCGAGCCGCGATAGCTCTTCTCGCCGTGATCGGGCAGCGGAGTCATCTTGCAGGCAAGGCCCGGCCAGGGCTGCGGCTGCTTCTCAAAAGGCGGCTTGGGATAAAGCTCGCGCGGATTTTTGAGCCCGTCGCCCTGCGTCTGCATATCCGGCAGGGGGGCGGCGCTCTCTATGCCGGTTACCGAGATATTCTCCCGGATCGCTTCCGTGATCGATTGTCCCTGCGCAGGCATTGAACCCTCCCGGCGCCCCGCCAGCAGGGCGAAACGCGGGGGATGAAGGGAATGTTTCATAAGGCCGTCACGAGCCCGGCGGCGCCGACGAGCATCAAGCTCAGCGCCCAAACCAGGTCGAGGTTGAACCAGCTTCTGGAGATGAAGCTCGGGCCGAGCCAGCCGTGCACAAGGAACGCAATCAAGCCGCCAGCGGTCACCATCGAGACCACATGGAGGAGCGAAACCTGGACCGCGGTTGCAAAGTTTCGCCCCATCAGGCTCGCCAGTCCCTGATGAGCCGCGTCGACCTCTCCCGCCGAGCAAAGGCCAAGATAGATGGGCAGCAGCATCAAACCGGCCCCATGCGCGATCGCGATAGCGAAGGACCACAGCGCAAGCTGCGTGGGCCTGATTCGGGCGAGCGCGCGCGGATGTCGCCGGTTGACGAGGCGGTAGGCGCCATAGGCCATCACGCCGACGCCGACGCCGATCCTGATGACGCGTCCCCATTCCACCAGCGCGGTCATCAGCGCGAAGGGCAGCAGAATGACCAGCATGGCGGCTAAGTGCCCGGCCGCAAGCGACGCAAGCGCCAAGGCGAGGTCCCAGCGCCCCCTGCCCATCAGGCCGGCTGAAACGGCCAGAGGCCATCCCATGCCCGGATTAACGCCGTGGTAGAGGCCGCTGGCGACCACGGCCAGCCAAAGGTCCGCCGTGCTCCATTGAACGTGGCCCACCTTCAGACGGACGGATAGCAAAAGGAGTCGGTTGAGCAGTCGCCGCCTTCGAGGCGGATTTGATGTGACCTGTATCCATCCGGAAATTCGACCCAGAATTTCTTGTCCAACGTGACGCCGCCATCAGTCCCGACGTCGGCTTTGACCATCGCGCCTGGCACTCCCTCAGGAAAGAACTGGTCGTCCCAGGTCGAATAGAGCGAGTTCGTCCAGTAGACCCGCTTCCCGTCGCGGCTGATCTCGATCATCTGGGGGCCGCCGGCAAATGTATTGCCATTCGGATGGGGCGTCCGTCGGACAATGCCGCCGATATGCGTCGAGCCAGCCAGCTTGGGCGCCCTCGGGTCGCTGACGTCGTATTGGCGCATCTCGCCCGTGCCCCAGCAGGACACATAGAGGAATCGGTCATCGAGCGAGAGGTCGATGTCGGTGACCAATGGCGGAACGGCGGCGAAGGGCTGAAGCAATGGGGGAAGCTGATCTTTATCTGCCGGCTCCGGCGCAATGACGGCTGTCTTCTCGCAACGGAACGTGCCGCCCTCGCGCCACCACGTCCAGATCGAGCCCTCGAGGTTGGTCGTGTCCACCACGACGCCAACAAAGCCGTATTCCTTTATGGGGTCGTGCGCTGGCCGGACTTCGAGGGCCATCTGATGGTTGGCGCCCAGGTCGATCGTCTGGACGTTGCGACGCGCACGCAAATCCCAGAAATGCAGCCGATGTCCATATCTGTTGCCGAGCAGATCGTCTGGAACCAGGCCGTTCTCGAACTGCGGCGGCAACCCCCATTCGCTCGTCACCATGTAATCCCGCGGGAGGTTCCACCAGAAATCGTAATGCTTGTCCTGCGGCCCTCGGTCGATTTCCCAGCGGCCCAGCACGTCGAATGTTTCGCAATCCATGATGAAGATACCCGGCGGGCTATCGGTCCCATCCGGTCCGCCGCCGCCGAGGGTGGAGACATAAATGCCCTCCGGCCCGCAATGGACCGTGTGCGGCCGCGAATAGCCGGTCTTGTGGAAGACTTCCTCCGGCTCGATGATCTTGTGGATCTTTGCCTGCGTGGGGTCCGGCTTAGTGTCGATCACATAGATCCGCGACGACCGCAGACCTGGGATGATGAGGTAGCGGCGTTCCAGAAAGGCGTGGCCCGACATGGGCGACAAGGCGGATGAGCAGGCGTTCCAGCCGAAATGATGAAATTCGTCACCCTTATTCGGCATCACCACCGTGTGGACGATTTTTCCATAGGATGAGGAACTCGAATCGACGTCGACCACGCCCAGGCAGTCCGGACGCGAAAAATTGGGACTGAGCATCAGGACGTAGGCATATCGCTCAGGGGGCGCTTCCATCGCCAGCTTGGGGGTGGCGTGGAAGGTGGGGTCCGGACGGATCGTCATTTTTCTCCCTCCGTGATCCGGGCCTCCCAGCCGAGGCGGGAGCGTCGTCGCCGGATTAAACAGTTCGGAGATAACGCCCGTTCAGGAGCCAGCAATGGCTCATCAGCGCGGCGCCGACCTATGCGCCACAGCGAGCATGTCTGCTTGGGCGGAAAAGCAACCAAGCGCGTTAGACCAACAAAAAAGGCCGAGGTTGGAGCCTCGGCCTTTTAGTTTCTGTTCATTACGCCTTGCGAAGCGCCCTCCCCTTTAAGGGAGGAAATGGCGTGGGAGCCCGTTCTGGCTCAGCCCTTCGCGGCCGCCGCGACTTCCGCCGCGAAATCGCTGGTCTGCTTCTCGATGCCCTCGCCGAGCGCATAGCGGACGAAGCCCTTGATGGCGATCGGCGCGCCGGCCTTGCCTTCGAGCTCCTTCACCGCCTGGGCGACGGTCTTGCCATTATGCTCGGGGTGGTTCGAGGGCTGGTCGAGCAGGCAGACTTCCTTGGCGAAAGTCTTGACACCGGACTCGACGATCTTCGCCAGCACATTCTCGGGCTTGCCGGCGTTCTTCTCGCGCAGCAGATTGGCCTCGCGCTCGACAATCGCCGGGTCGAGGCCAGAGGCGTCCATCGCCTGCGGATTGGCCGAGGCGACATGCATGGCGATCTCGCGCGCGAGCTTGGCCAGCACTTCCTTGTCGCCGGTCGATTCCAGCGCGACGATCACCGCGATCTTGCCCTGGCCGTCGACGACCTGGCCGTGCACATAGCGGCCGACCACGCCGTCCGACACCGTCAGCGCGGCCGCGCGGCGCAGCGTGAGGTTCTCGCCGATCGTGGCGATAGACGTCGTGATGTTCTCGGCGACCGTGCCGCCGCCCGGATAAGCCTCTCCGCCGAGCTCAGCGGCGTCGGTCTTGCCGGTCGCCAGCGCCACTTCGGCGATG contains:
- a CDS encoding SDR family oxidoreductase, which gives rise to MPAQGQSITEAIRENISVTGIESAAPLPDMQTQGDGLKNPRELYPKPPFEKQPQPWPGLACKMTPLPDHGEKSYRGSGRLKGRKALLTGGDSGIGRAAAIAFAREGADVAINYLPQEEEDAREVVALIEDAGGKAAPIPGDIRDEMFCKRLVDDAVNELGGLDILVNNAARQHVRESITEITTEDLDWTFRTNLYALFWITKAAVPHMRPGSTIINTTSINAYEPSQHLLDYAVTKAGILNFTWGLAKQLAKQGIRVNAVAPGPFWTPLQPSGGQTQEHLTQFGGDTPLGRPGQPAEIAPLYVLLASAESSYATGQVFGATGGEVGP
- a CDS encoding selenium-binding protein SBP56-related protein, which gives rise to MTIRPDPTFHATPKLAMEAPPERYAYVLMLSPNFSRPDCLGVVDVDSSSSSYGKIVHTVVMPNKGDEFHHFGWNACSSALSPMSGHAFLERRYLIIPGLRSSRIYVIDTKPDPTQAKIHKIIEPEEVFHKTGYSRPHTVHCGPEGIYVSTLGGGGPDGTDSPPGIFIMDCETFDVLGRWEIDRGPQDKHYDFWWNLPRDYMVTSEWGLPPQFENGLVPDDLLGNRYGHRLHFWDLRARRNVQTIDLGANHQMALEVRPAHDPIKEYGFVGVVVDTTNLEGSIWTWWREGGTFRCEKTAVIAPEPADKDQLPPLLQPFAAVPPLVTDIDLSLDDRFLYVSCWGTGEMRQYDVSDPRAPKLAGSTHIGGIVRRTPHPNGNTFAGGPQMIEISRDGKRVYWTNSLYSTWDDQFFPEGVPGAMVKADVGTDGGVTLDKKFWVEFPDGYRSHQIRLEGGDCSTDSFCYPSV
- the tsf gene encoding translation elongation factor Ts; the encoded protein is MATITAALVKELRESTGAGMMDCKAALTATEGEFEAAVDWLRKKGLSKAAKKADRVAAEGLVAALTGDKKGVVVEVNSETDFVSRNADFQTLVKNIAEVALATGKTDAAELGGEAYPGGGTVAENITTSIATIGENLTLRRAAALTVSDGVVGRYVHGQVVDGQGKIAVIVALESTGDKEVLAKLAREIAMHVASANPQAMDASGLDPAIVEREANLLREKNAGKPENVLAKIVESGVKTFAKEVCLLDQPSNHPEHNGKTVAQAVKELEGKAGAPIAIKGFVRYALGEGIEKQTSDFAAEVAAAAKG